From Phycisphaerae bacterium, one genomic window encodes:
- a CDS encoding HAD family phosphatase: protein MLRAIIFDCDGVIADTEPLHYRAFCRVLEGVVPVPTEQAYFQKYVGLTDAAYVKTLFEEAGRPLEPERLGELVLAKKGLYREMIEGELPLLPGVEEFIRRAAGRWALGICSGALREEIEFLLRPRGLLPLFSVIVSAESVPTSKPDPTGFKLACRLLAEKSPGLQPNECLAVEDSRHGVTAAKAAGMKVLAVGAMAQSWRPSSADATVADLTRVDDQMLAALFL from the coding sequence ATGCTTCGCGCGATTATCTTCGATTGCGATGGCGTGATTGCGGACACCGAGCCGCTTCACTATCGGGCGTTTTGCCGGGTGCTGGAGGGCGTGGTACCAGTGCCGACGGAGCAGGCGTATTTCCAAAAATACGTGGGGCTGACCGACGCGGCGTATGTGAAGACGCTGTTTGAGGAAGCGGGGCGACCGCTGGAGCCCGAGCGGTTGGGGGAGTTGGTGCTCGCGAAGAAGGGCCTTTATCGGGAGATGATCGAGGGGGAGCTGCCGCTGCTGCCGGGGGTTGAGGAGTTTATCCGGCGTGCGGCGGGGCGCTGGGCGCTGGGGATTTGCAGCGGGGCGTTGCGCGAGGAGATTGAGTTTCTCCTTCGACCGCGCGGGCTGCTGCCGCTCTTCAGCGTCATCGTTTCGGCCGAGAGCGTGCCCACGTCCAAGCCCGACCCGACCGGCTTCAAGCTGGCGTGCCGATTGCTGGCGGAGAAATCGCCGGGGCTACAGCCGAACGAGTGCCTGGCCGTTGAGGACAGCCGGCATGGCGTAACCGCGGCGAAGGCGGCGGGGATGAAGGTGCTGGCGGTCGGGGCGATGGCGCAATCGTGGCGGCCGTCATCTGCGGATGCGACGGTGGCCGATCTCACGCGCGTCGATGATCAAATGCTGGCGGCACTTTTTTTGTAG